One segment of Rhodothermus bifroesti DNA contains the following:
- a CDS encoding UDP-N-acetylmuramoyl-L-alanyl-D-glutamate--2,6-diaminopimelate ligase, whose amino-acid sequence MPVAIPHHPLPLSQVLKYLERERLLRAIEGPVERRVLTHLADNSQEVEANGLFVAIRGEHVDSHRFIPQAIERGATVVVGEAIPDALKAQFPNVTFLQVTDSRRALGLLAVLFQANAARRLRLIGITGTNGKSTTAFLVYHMLNALGEDTGLIGTISYRFGRHELPASHTTPGPIELNYLLRRMAGMHCKSCVMEVSSHALDQERVAGLSFSIAVFTNLTRDHLDYHGTFEAYLRAKKKLFDQLSFRATALYNLDDPNGPAMVADTKACCLSYGQCPEAQLRMRIIHHSLEGLTLNIDGRLQRFPLVGRFNAYNLLAAYGVGRVMGKDPELLLQVLAQSPQVPGRFERFTFPDGTTAVVDYAHTPDALENVLRTLREIKPASARLWCIFGCGGERDRGKRPMMGAIAERLADCVVVTSDNPRSEDPRQIFEDIRRGMQHPEAALWEIDRAKAIETVARRCRPGDVVLVAGKGHETYQVIGMEKIPFDDRQLVQEYFEYHHSPGRARLLGFA is encoded by the coding sequence ATGCCAGTAGCTATCCCACACCACCCCTTACCTCTATCCCAGGTACTTAAATACCTGGAACGGGAGCGGTTGCTCAGGGCCATTGAAGGACCTGTTGAACGCCGCGTGTTGACGCACCTAGCTGACAACAGCCAGGAAGTAGAGGCTAATGGGCTTTTTGTGGCTATACGCGGTGAGCACGTAGATAGCCATCGATTTATCCCTCAGGCCATCGAGCGTGGCGCTACGGTCGTTGTGGGCGAAGCGATCCCTGATGCGCTCAAGGCGCAATTCCCAAACGTGACGTTTCTCCAGGTTACAGACAGTCGACGTGCACTGGGCTTGCTGGCGGTACTGTTTCAAGCCAATGCAGCCCGGCGGCTGCGCCTCATTGGCATTACCGGGACCAATGGTAAGTCCACAACAGCGTTTCTGGTGTACCACATGCTGAACGCCCTGGGGGAAGATACTGGGCTGATTGGCACCATTAGCTATCGCTTTGGGCGGCATGAACTACCGGCCTCCCATACCACCCCCGGTCCTATTGAGCTCAACTACTTGCTACGGCGCATGGCCGGGATGCATTGCAAGAGCTGTGTGATGGAGGTCTCTTCTCATGCGTTAGACCAGGAGCGGGTAGCCGGACTGTCGTTTTCGATTGCGGTGTTCACCAACCTGACGCGAGATCACTTGGACTATCACGGTACGTTTGAAGCTTACTTAAGGGCTAAGAAGAAGCTCTTCGATCAACTCAGTTTTCGGGCAACGGCGCTTTACAACCTGGATGACCCCAATGGTCCGGCTATGGTAGCCGACACCAAGGCCTGTTGTCTCAGCTATGGCCAGTGTCCCGAGGCCCAGTTGCGCATGCGCATTATCCACCACAGTTTAGAAGGGCTAACGCTCAATATCGATGGGCGGCTGCAGCGTTTCCCCTTGGTAGGGCGCTTTAATGCCTATAATCTGTTGGCCGCTTATGGTGTAGGGCGTGTGATGGGGAAAGACCCAGAGCTGCTCCTGCAGGTTTTGGCGCAAAGCCCGCAAGTGCCAGGCCGTTTTGAGCGGTTTACCTTTCCAGATGGCACAACAGCAGTGGTCGACTATGCCCATACGCCGGATGCTTTAGAAAACGTGCTGCGCACGCTTCGTGAAATCAAACCCGCATCGGCCCGGTTGTGGTGCATCTTCGGCTGTGGTGGAGAACGGGACCGTGGTAAGCGGCCCATGATGGGGGCAATTGCAGAGCGCCTGGCCGACTGTGTCGTGGTCACTAGCGATAATCCCCGCTCAGAAGATCCGCGACAGATTTTCGAGGACATTCGGCGCGGTATGCAGCACCCTGAAGCAGCCTTATGGGAGATAGATCGCGCCAAAGCTATTGAAACCGTAGCGCGTCGCTGCCGCCCAGGTGATGTGGTCCTGGTGGCCGGCAAAGGGCACGAGACCTACCAGGTTATAGGTATGGAGAAGATCCCCTTTGACGATCGCCAGTTGGTGCAAGAATACTTCGAATACCATCATTCGCCGGGGCGTGCCCGGCTTTTGGGATTTGCCTGA
- a CDS encoding penicillin-binding transpeptidase domain-containing protein, whose amino-acid sequence MLVRMYLVLALLAAVPLAIAGQMLRIQLGEGEMLRAQGQRQIRAVVPIPAMRGEILDRTGRALAVNVARYDLALDPEEEGFTEARARVLYERLARLTGQPAAYFRQRVARRKSPRYVVLWRGLSEAQKTEIEHWDIPGVILEPHFSRYYPYGSLAAHVLGYVGTDGRGLAGVELQYDRYLQGHPGRRVVQRDRRGVLKPMVGGEVVEPEHGQTLVLTIDLIRQTILEEELQRGVWEAGANWGTAIAMDPRTGAVLALANVPDFDPNQPTAASEEARRNRAITDRLEPGSTFKLVTAVAALEQGVASLDEVIDTGAGWAVFGGRMMRDVHAYGRISFAEALVVSSNVGIAKVATRLKRGVLYQYARNLGFGQPTWIDLPGEVTGTLKRPAQWSGTTLTSMSIGYEVDATPLQVLTAYCALANGGLLVQPYVVAERRTLTGEVVWRMRPDSIRRAFRRETAQQLLPVFERVVNEGTGKAAHIEGLPVAGKTGTAFKAVGGRYQSGAYRASFVGFFPADDPLVALIVVLDEPKRSIYGGQVAAPIFRRVAERWIGTFPKIAERMALTQELPKRPVRPVPSVIGQPMAVAATRLWAEGLEVSTSAMDPLLVARQRPAPADSVPLRTDVRLELAALDSLAPKMPNLIGLSARQAVYWLQTYGTRVRLEGHGRVVAQWPTPGAALPAEAYLRCQ is encoded by the coding sequence ATGCTGGTTCGGATGTACCTGGTGCTGGCCCTGTTGGCTGCGGTCCCTCTGGCCATCGCAGGCCAAATGCTTCGCATCCAATTAGGGGAAGGCGAGATGCTGCGTGCCCAGGGGCAGCGCCAGATACGGGCAGTGGTCCCCATCCCGGCGATGCGAGGAGAAATCCTAGATCGGACGGGACGGGCTCTGGCCGTCAACGTGGCGCGCTATGATCTGGCTCTGGATCCCGAAGAAGAAGGGTTTACCGAAGCCCGGGCTCGGGTGCTCTATGAACGACTGGCGCGCCTGACCGGTCAGCCTGCAGCTTATTTCCGCCAGCGTGTCGCTAGGCGCAAAAGCCCACGTTATGTCGTGCTTTGGCGGGGTCTCAGTGAAGCCCAAAAAACAGAAATCGAGCACTGGGACATCCCGGGCGTGATCTTAGAGCCGCATTTTAGCCGGTACTATCCTTATGGCAGCTTGGCCGCGCATGTGTTGGGGTATGTGGGAACCGATGGGCGAGGTCTGGCCGGTGTAGAGTTGCAGTATGATCGTTATCTGCAAGGGCACCCCGGACGCCGCGTGGTGCAGCGGGATCGCCGGGGTGTGCTTAAGCCTATGGTTGGGGGCGAAGTGGTTGAACCCGAGCATGGCCAAACGCTCGTACTGACAATCGATCTGATTCGCCAGACCATTTTAGAAGAAGAGCTCCAGCGCGGCGTATGGGAAGCAGGTGCCAATTGGGGTACCGCGATCGCTATGGACCCCCGCACCGGTGCTGTCTTGGCTCTAGCCAACGTGCCGGATTTTGATCCTAACCAACCTACCGCTGCATCCGAAGAGGCGCGGCGTAACCGGGCCATCACAGATCGACTAGAGCCAGGCTCTACGTTTAAACTCGTAACCGCCGTGGCTGCGCTAGAGCAAGGCGTGGCTTCGCTCGATGAAGTCATTGACACAGGCGCGGGATGGGCAGTGTTTGGCGGGCGCATGATGCGCGACGTACATGCCTACGGCCGTATTTCTTTTGCAGAAGCCTTAGTGGTTTCCAGCAATGTAGGTATCGCTAAGGTCGCTACCCGGCTGAAACGGGGTGTGCTTTACCAGTACGCGCGCAACCTGGGCTTTGGCCAGCCTACCTGGATTGACCTGCCCGGTGAAGTAACGGGCACCTTGAAGCGCCCGGCACAATGGAGTGGCACCACGTTGACCTCGATGAGCATTGGCTATGAGGTCGATGCTACGCCTTTGCAAGTGCTCACGGCCTATTGCGCCTTGGCCAATGGAGGTTTACTGGTGCAACCCTATGTCGTAGCCGAGCGTCGCACCCTTACCGGCGAAGTGGTTTGGCGCATGCGGCCAGACTCTATCCGAAGGGCTTTCCGGCGCGAAACAGCACAGCAGTTGCTGCCCGTGTTTGAACGCGTGGTCAACGAAGGCACAGGCAAAGCAGCCCATATTGAGGGACTTCCGGTAGCTGGTAAGACGGGGACAGCGTTCAAAGCCGTTGGGGGACGCTACCAAAGCGGCGCCTATCGGGCTTCGTTTGTGGGATTTTTCCCGGCTGATGACCCTCTAGTGGCGCTTATTGTGGTGCTGGATGAACCTAAACGCAGCATTTATGGGGGGCAGGTGGCTGCGCCGATTTTCCGCCGCGTAGCAGAGCGCTGGATTGGCACTTTCCCGAAAATTGCAGAACGAATGGCGCTAACCCAAGAACTGCCTAAACGCCCAGTGCGTCCAGTGCCTTCGGTGATAGGACAACCCATGGCTGTTGCAGCAACCCGCCTATGGGCTGAAGGGCTAGAGGTAAGCACCTCAGCCATGGATCCGTTGCTGGTAGCACGTCAGCGTCCTGCGCCTGCAGATTCGGTGCCGCTTAGGACTGATGTGCGACTTGAGTTGGCTGCACTGGATTCGCTTGCCCCGAAAATGCCGAACCTGATAGGCCTGAGTGCACGTCAGGCGGTCTATTGGCTACAAACCTATGGCACCCGCGTGCGCCTCGAAGGACATGGCCGTGTTGTAGCCCAGTGGCCAACCCCAGGAGCTGCTTTACCCGCAGAAGCCTACTTGCGATGCCAGTAG
- the rsmH gene encoding 16S rRNA (cytosine(1402)-N(4))-methyltransferase RsmH, with protein MNAPHATHNYGTAYHVPVLYKAVVEGLVTNPAGCYVDATIGGGGHAAALLEALSPEGRLIGIDRDPEALEAAACRLAQALAEGRLRLVQGNFADLEALLDSLGVELIDGLLLDLGVSSHQLDKAARGFSFQAEGPLDMRMDPSKGPTAQQLLMRWSPQELAEVLRRYGEEPRAAKLARAICEARPVTTTAALAEIIRREVPPKEATKTLARVFQALRIAVNDELQALEQVLEAATRRVRPGGRLAVISYHSLEDRRVKRFLRYGNLEGRPVRDVYGQLVAPWRPLTRRPIRPSNDEVAANPRARSARLRLAERMD; from the coding sequence GTGAACGCGCCGCACGCCACACATAACTATGGCACGGCTTACCACGTGCCTGTTCTTTATAAGGCTGTCGTCGAAGGCCTCGTGACCAATCCGGCCGGCTGCTACGTCGACGCTACGATTGGCGGCGGAGGGCATGCGGCTGCGCTGCTGGAGGCGCTGTCGCCTGAAGGAAGGCTCATAGGCATCGATCGAGATCCTGAGGCACTGGAGGCAGCAGCCTGTCGCCTGGCCCAAGCGCTAGCTGAGGGACGCTTGCGGCTTGTTCAAGGTAACTTTGCTGACCTAGAAGCGCTGTTGGATAGCTTGGGGGTGGAGTTGATCGATGGGCTTTTGCTCGACCTGGGGGTCTCTTCGCACCAGCTCGATAAAGCGGCGCGAGGGTTTAGCTTCCAAGCTGAGGGGCCACTCGATATGCGCATGGATCCTTCGAAGGGGCCAACAGCGCAGCAGCTGCTTATGCGCTGGAGTCCGCAGGAATTGGCTGAGGTGCTGCGGCGCTATGGCGAAGAGCCACGCGCGGCAAAGCTAGCGCGAGCCATCTGCGAAGCTCGTCCGGTTACCACAACAGCGGCCTTGGCCGAGATCATCCGTCGCGAAGTGCCTCCAAAGGAAGCCACAAAAACGCTAGCGCGGGTTTTTCAGGCACTTCGCATTGCGGTCAACGACGAGCTGCAGGCCCTGGAGCAGGTACTTGAGGCTGCCACGCGACGCGTTCGGCCAGGAGGACGCCTGGCTGTGATCAGTTATCACTCCCTAGAGGACCGGCGCGTCAAGCGCTTTTTGCGCTATGGCAACTTGGAAGGGAGGCCGGTGCGTGACGTGTATGGACAACTAGTAGCGCCGTGGCGGCCGCTAACGCGCCGGCCTATTCGGCCTTCGAACGATGAAGTGGCAGCAAACCCAAGGGCCCGCAGCGCTCGCTTGCGCCTGGCTGAACGTATGGACTAA
- the mraZ gene encoding division/cell wall cluster transcriptional repressor MraZ: protein MAGFKGQAEYAVDEKGRVAIPAKMRAVLKPEAKGTFVVTRGFERCIFAYPLDRWAHMEAQMMSLNLYHREVRDFVRLILRWAEEVVLDKQGRIVLPKPLMEYADITDRALIIGALDHIEIWNPVVFDQYVNAQPADYETLAEQVMGV from the coding sequence ATGGCGGGCTTTAAAGGACAGGCAGAATACGCGGTAGATGAGAAAGGCCGGGTAGCTATCCCAGCCAAAATGCGGGCGGTCTTAAAGCCAGAGGCCAAAGGGACGTTTGTGGTGACGCGCGGTTTTGAGCGGTGCATTTTTGCTTATCCGCTCGACCGTTGGGCGCACATGGAGGCCCAAATGATGTCGCTCAACTTGTATCATCGCGAAGTGCGCGACTTTGTCCGGCTCATTTTACGCTGGGCTGAAGAAGTCGTGTTGGACAAGCAGGGGCGCATTGTGTTGCCTAAGCCGCTCATGGAGTATGCTGATATCACAGACCGGGCGCTGATTATTGGCGCATTAGACCATATAGAAATTTGGAATCCAGTGGTCTTCGACCAGTACGTGAATGCGCAACCGGCTGATTATGAAACCTTGGCAGAACAGGTGATGGGGGTGTGA
- a CDS encoding LexA family protein, giving the protein MKGRLTARQNEAYEFIRAYQRRHHKPPTLQEIGEALGIRSTNGVFKLLQTLEKKGYLRRDPGAARGLHLLDSEDPFALTEAAPSIPVISRTASHEPERLRQRPSGFLSVDPFFLPRGLDPDACLIGRAGDDGMSGDGIFKGDLLLIEETPWRQLANRELVACLIGELLLARRFVFANNRIHLQPANRTYLEEIFSPEDPSCYVIGRVHAVFRRLA; this is encoded by the coding sequence ATGAAAGGACGCCTGACTGCCCGACAAAACGAGGCCTACGAATTCATTCGGGCTTATCAGCGCCGGCATCATAAACCGCCCACGCTTCAAGAGATCGGCGAAGCCTTAGGCATTCGCTCAACTAACGGCGTTTTCAAGCTGCTTCAGACCTTAGAAAAAAAAGGGTACCTGCGCCGAGACCCTGGTGCTGCGCGCGGACTGCACCTGCTCGACAGCGAAGACCCGTTTGCCCTGACTGAGGCGGCCCCTTCTATCCCTGTGATTAGCCGAACAGCCAGCCATGAACCCGAGCGTCTGCGCCAGCGTCCTTCTGGTTTTTTATCGGTCGATCCATTCTTCTTACCTCGTGGCCTGGACCCAGACGCTTGCCTGATCGGACGGGCGGGCGACGACGGCATGAGTGGTGATGGCATCTTTAAAGGGGATTTGCTGCTTATTGAAGAAACCCCCTGGCGCCAGCTTGCCAATCGGGAGCTGGTGGCCTGCCTGATCGGTGAGTTGCTTTTGGCCCGACGCTTTGTATTTGCCAACAACCGAATTCATCTGCAGCCGGCCAACCGAACATACCTCGAAGAAATTTTTTCGCCTGAAGATCCGAGCTGTTACGTTATTGGGCGTGTGCATGCCGTATTTCGCCGCCTGGCATAA
- a CDS encoding NCS2 family permease — translation MIVLDRYFHLTEQKTTVVTELRAGVATFLTMAYILLVNPQILAEAGLPPTDVVRATALASAAATLIMGLWANYPFALAPGMGLNAYFTYGVVQGLGVSYPVALAAVFVEGLLFLALALSGLRGAIIRAIPHALKVATSGGIGLFLAIIGFQQAGIIADSPATLLTLGVLTQPETLLALGTLVLMGVLLVRRVPGALLLGILAATATAWLTGLSPFPERWVQLPGLPRETLAAFDFSTLFTAKLFGVVAAFFFVDFFDTAGTLMGIGRLGGFLDAQGELKRAREAFAADAAGTTLGALLGTSTVTTYIESATGIEEGGRTGLTAVVVALLFLLSLFLTPVFTAVPAAATAPALILVGAFMMRALAELDWRNHEEAIPAFLTITAMPFTYSIANGIAFGLLAHVLLQLLSGRARTLHPLLYVLAVLLALYYALGFHA, via the coding sequence ATGATCGTGCTGGACAGGTACTTTCACCTCACCGAACAGAAAACCACCGTAGTCACTGAACTTCGCGCAGGGGTAGCCACGTTTCTCACGATGGCCTACATCCTCCTGGTCAATCCGCAAATCCTTGCCGAAGCCGGACTACCACCCACCGATGTGGTACGGGCTACAGCCCTGGCTTCGGCAGCAGCCACGCTGATCATGGGTCTGTGGGCTAACTACCCTTTTGCGCTTGCCCCCGGCATGGGACTCAACGCCTACTTTACCTACGGCGTCGTCCAAGGCCTGGGAGTTAGTTATCCAGTAGCGCTGGCCGCTGTATTTGTAGAAGGGCTCCTGTTTCTCGCTTTAGCGCTCAGTGGTCTTCGCGGCGCCATCATTCGAGCTATTCCTCATGCCCTGAAGGTAGCCACCTCAGGGGGTATCGGATTGTTTTTAGCAATCATTGGCTTTCAGCAGGCCGGCATCATTGCCGACAGTCCGGCAACGCTTCTCACACTAGGCGTGCTCACCCAACCGGAAACGCTACTTGCTCTTGGAACGCTGGTCCTTATGGGGGTCTTGCTCGTGCGCCGTGTACCTGGAGCCTTGCTTTTAGGCATTTTGGCGGCTACGGCTACGGCCTGGCTTACAGGCCTAAGCCCTTTTCCTGAGCGCTGGGTTCAACTTCCTGGACTTCCACGCGAAACGCTTGCTGCGTTTGACTTTAGCACCTTGTTTACAGCCAAACTCTTTGGCGTCGTCGCAGCGTTCTTCTTTGTTGACTTTTTTGACACTGCTGGAACGCTCATGGGAATTGGACGGCTGGGCGGCTTTCTAGATGCGCAAGGCGAGTTAAAACGTGCGCGGGAGGCGTTTGCAGCAGACGCCGCAGGGACTACCCTGGGTGCGCTACTTGGCACCAGCACCGTGACCACGTATATCGAATCGGCTACCGGCATCGAAGAAGGAGGGCGCACAGGGCTAACGGCCGTCGTGGTCGCGTTGCTCTTTCTGCTATCTTTGTTTTTGACACCAGTTTTTACCGCCGTTCCTGCAGCCGCTACAGCCCCAGCGCTCATCTTAGTAGGAGCCTTTATGATGCGAGCGCTAGCCGAGCTGGACTGGCGCAACCATGAAGAGGCTATCCCAGCTTTTCTTACCATCACGGCCATGCCGTTTACGTATTCCATCGCCAACGGCATTGCTTTCGGGTTGCTGGCCCATGTGCTTTTGCAACTTTTGAGCGGACGTGCCCGCACGCTGCACCCATTGCTGTACGTGCTAGCTGTGCTCCTGGCCCTTTATTACGCCTTAGGATTTCACGCCTAA
- a CDS encoding CTP synthase, with translation MPSKYIFVTGGVTSSLGKGIVCASLGRLLEARGLRVTIQKLDPYINVDPGTMNPYEHGEVYVTEDGAETDLDLGHYERFLGRPTSQANNVTTGRIYLEVITKERAGAYLGKTVQVVPHIIDEIKRWMLKLGETGDYDVVITEIGGTVGDIESQPYLEAIRQLRYELGTRNTLIIHLTLVPYLEAAGELKTKPTQHSVKTLLSHGLQPDILVCRSEYPLDADLRRKLALFCNVEPRAVMAALDAESIYEVPLLLHEEGLDAIVIERLFEEEGRRRLHPPKLEDWIEFLRRLKNPTATVRVALVGKYVTHQDAYKSIMESFVLAGTEHGVQVDVKLVLSEEITRERAAELLGDVSGILVAPGFGERGIEGKIEAVRYAREHNVPFLGICLGMQCAVIEFARNVCGWHDAHSTEFDPDTPHPVIDLMAEQKRITDKGGTMRLGAYDCHLVEGSRVRAIYGTSDVRERHRHRYEVNNVLRYKLLEHGMQFTGLNLERDLVEIIELPEHRWFIGVQFHPEYKSTVGRPHPLFAAFVAACVEYAREQGQLRTPRPPRRQKTLRLASAKML, from the coding sequence ATGCCGAGCAAGTACATTTTCGTTACCGGAGGGGTAACTTCATCGCTGGGAAAAGGGATCGTTTGCGCTTCACTGGGACGCCTGCTTGAGGCGCGCGGCCTAAGGGTGACTATCCAAAAATTAGATCCCTACATTAACGTCGATCCCGGCACCATGAATCCCTATGAGCATGGCGAGGTGTACGTGACCGAAGATGGGGCAGAGACCGACCTCGATTTGGGACATTATGAGCGTTTCTTGGGGCGACCTACGAGTCAGGCCAACAACGTTACCACCGGTCGCATCTACTTGGAAGTGATCACCAAAGAACGGGCAGGGGCTTATTTGGGGAAGACCGTGCAAGTGGTGCCGCACATCATCGACGAAATCAAGCGTTGGATGCTTAAGCTAGGCGAGACGGGGGACTACGATGTGGTCATTACCGAAATTGGTGGGACGGTGGGCGACATCGAAAGCCAGCCTTATTTAGAGGCCATCCGCCAGCTTCGCTATGAACTGGGCACGCGCAATACGCTCATTATTCATCTTACGCTGGTTCCCTATTTAGAGGCGGCTGGAGAGCTTAAGACCAAGCCAACACAGCATTCGGTTAAAACCTTGCTCTCGCATGGGCTGCAGCCCGACATTCTGGTTTGCCGCTCTGAGTATCCGCTTGATGCTGATTTGCGGCGCAAGCTGGCGTTGTTCTGCAACGTAGAGCCCCGTGCGGTCATGGCCGCATTAGATGCCGAGTCTATCTACGAGGTGCCGTTGCTACTTCACGAAGAAGGGCTGGACGCGATTGTCATTGAGCGGCTTTTTGAGGAAGAGGGGCGGCGGCGTCTGCATCCACCCAAGCTGGAGGACTGGATCGAATTTTTGCGCCGGCTCAAAAATCCTACCGCTACCGTGCGTGTCGCTTTAGTAGGCAAGTACGTTACGCACCAAGATGCCTACAAGTCGATCATGGAAAGCTTTGTGCTGGCCGGAACGGAGCATGGCGTGCAGGTGGATGTCAAACTCGTGCTTTCTGAAGAAATCACCCGTGAGCGGGCAGCTGAGCTGCTGGGAGATGTATCAGGCATTTTGGTAGCTCCGGGTTTTGGGGAGCGGGGCATTGAAGGCAAAATTGAAGCAGTACGCTATGCTCGTGAGCACAACGTGCCGTTTTTGGGCATTTGTTTGGGGATGCAATGTGCCGTAATTGAGTTTGCTCGAAATGTATGCGGTTGGCACGATGCGCACTCGACGGAATTCGATCCGGACACGCCGCACCCGGTAATCGACTTGATGGCTGAGCAAAAAAGGATTACCGACAAGGGGGGGACCATGCGTTTAGGGGCTTATGATTGTCACTTGGTGGAAGGTTCTCGGGTGCGTGCAATTTACGGCACTTCGGATGTGCGCGAGCGGCACCGCCATCGCTATGAAGTAAATAACGTGCTGCGTTACAAGCTGCTCGAGCACGGCATGCAGTTTACTGGGCTAAACCTGGAGCGCGACCTGGTAGAGATCATCGAGCTCCCTGAGCATCGTTGGTTTATTGGCGTGCAGTTTCATCCAGAATACAAGTCGACCGTGGGGCGGCCGCATCCACTCTTTGCAGCGTTTGTAGCGGCCTGTGTGGAATATGCTCGGGAGCAAGGGCAGCTGCGCACGCCACGTCCGCCACGTCGGCAAAAAACGCTGCGCCTGGCTTCGGCCAAGATGCTTTAG
- a CDS encoding class I SAM-dependent methyltransferase, with translation MRYDPVKDQLGRILGRHPLLERVFFALLHLIFLRSWHVRRALRRILIRWPSDQPVRVLDAGTGFGQYAYYIARRYPQAEVVGVDVKAEYLERARRFFAHTPLAARVRFEVDDLTQLRTEGPFDLILAVDVLEHIPDDQAVLRHFARVLQPGGFVVIHTPSDQGGSDVHAPGMQSFISEHVREGYSRELLEARLREAGLEPLESHYSYGPFGSLAWRLLVKRPMLWLNRSRAAYLLLPLYYALVLPIGLVLHVLDLYQDNRRGTGLLVVAQKPHTTVSTR, from the coding sequence ATGCGTTACGATCCGGTTAAAGATCAACTGGGGCGCATTTTGGGTCGGCATCCGCTGCTGGAGCGGGTGTTCTTTGCGCTGTTGCACTTGATTTTCTTGCGGAGTTGGCATGTGCGACGGGCGCTGCGCCGCATCTTGATCCGGTGGCCATCGGATCAGCCAGTGCGCGTACTGGATGCCGGTACGGGCTTTGGCCAATATGCCTACTACATTGCTCGACGCTATCCTCAGGCGGAAGTGGTGGGGGTCGATGTCAAAGCCGAGTACCTAGAGCGGGCACGCCGTTTTTTTGCCCATACTCCCTTAGCAGCACGGGTGCGGTTTGAGGTCGACGATCTGACCCAACTGCGCACCGAAGGTCCCTTTGACCTTATTCTCGCGGTTGATGTGCTGGAACATATCCCGGATGACCAGGCGGTACTGCGCCACTTTGCCCGTGTGCTGCAGCCTGGCGGTTTTGTGGTGATCCATACCCCTTCGGATCAAGGCGGCTCCGACGTGCACGCGCCGGGCATGCAAAGCTTTATCTCGGAGCACGTGCGCGAGGGCTATAGCCGTGAGCTGCTTGAAGCACGGTTGCGTGAGGCCGGGCTAGAACCCCTCGAGAGCCACTACAGCTATGGCCCCTTTGGATCGCTTGCCTGGCGTCTGTTGGTTAAACGCCCTATGCTGTGGTTGAACCGTAGCCGTGCGGCCTACCTGCTGCTGCCACTCTATTACGCCCTGGTGCTGCCTATAGGACTTGTGCTGCATGTCCTAGATCTATACCAAGACAATCGGCGCGGGACCGGCTTGCTTGTGGTGGCGCAAAAGCCCCACACTACAGTTTCAACGCGTTGA
- a CDS encoding glycosyltransferase: MARIVVIGPVAPYRGGIAHFSEALGRALQERGHVVHALSFRRQYPRWLFPGQQQTEPEPAMSAMPATYVIDPLQPWTWQRAARAARQLAPDLVVFQYWMPFFAPAYGVISSCLKRWAVPTVALVHNALPHERHAFDKRLSRFFLKRCTARLVLSQTVAQQLQQLGVSVEAQLVHPIDFRYGPPQSKPEARRRLGLPLEAPVLLFFGFVRPYKGLEVLLEAMPAVQAALPGVQLVVAGEFYEDAARYQERLQALGLKDSVSVHRRYIPESEVAWYFSAADLVVQPYLSATQSGVVPMAFHFERPVVVTAVGGLPEVVPDEVAGFVVPPGDAEALAAAIVRFFRENWADRLTEGVRRLRPRYGWAPLCEALEQMLQPAHALRSG; encoded by the coding sequence ATGGCGCGCATCGTAGTTATTGGTCCGGTGGCCCCTTACCGCGGTGGCATTGCGCACTTTAGCGAAGCTTTGGGGCGTGCGCTGCAGGAGCGAGGGCACGTGGTACATGCCCTGAGCTTTCGGCGACAATATCCGCGATGGCTTTTCCCCGGGCAGCAGCAGACCGAACCAGAGCCGGCGATGTCTGCGATGCCGGCAACTTATGTGATTGATCCGTTGCAGCCCTGGACTTGGCAGCGCGCAGCGCGTGCTGCCCGACAGCTGGCGCCAGACTTGGTGGTGTTTCAGTACTGGATGCCGTTTTTTGCTCCGGCCTATGGAGTCATCAGCAGTTGCCTCAAACGATGGGCTGTGCCTACGGTGGCCTTGGTGCATAACGCCCTCCCGCATGAACGCCATGCTTTTGACAAGCGCCTGAGCCGTTTTTTCCTGAAGCGTTGTACTGCACGCTTGGTGCTTTCTCAGACCGTGGCCCAGCAGTTGCAGCAGCTGGGTGTGTCGGTGGAGGCGCAGCTGGTGCATCCCATTGACTTTCGCTACGGTCCGCCGCAGTCTAAGCCTGAAGCACGACGTCGATTGGGCTTGCCGCTTGAGGCACCGGTGCTGCTTTTTTTTGGGTTTGTGCGACCCTACAAAGGGTTGGAGGTGCTCTTGGAGGCTATGCCTGCCGTGCAAGCGGCCTTGCCCGGCGTGCAGCTTGTGGTGGCTGGTGAATTCTACGAAGACGCAGCACGTTACCAAGAGCGCCTGCAGGCGCTAGGGTTGAAGGATTCCGTTTCCGTGCACCGTCGGTATATTCCTGAGTCAGAAGTAGCTTGGTATTTTTCGGCAGCCGACCTAGTGGTGCAGCCGTATCTTTCAGCCACGCAAAGTGGGGTAGTCCCCATGGCCTTCCACTTTGAGCGGCCGGTGGTTGTCACTGCGGTGGGCGGCTTACCAGAAGTTGTGCCTGATGAAGTGGCGGGTTTTGTGGTGCCTCCGGGGGATGCCGAGGCCCTGGCCGCGGCTATTGTGCGGTTCTTTCGGGAAAATTGGGCTGACAGACTAACCGAAGGGGTGCGTCGCTTACGGCCGCGCTATGGCTGGGCGCCGCTTTGCGAGGCCCTTGAACAGATGCTCCAACCTGCTCATGCGTTACGATCCGGTTAA